The following proteins are encoded in a genomic region of Triticum dicoccoides isolate Atlit2015 ecotype Zavitan chromosome 1B, WEW_v2.0, whole genome shotgun sequence:
- the LOC119305082 gene encoding BTB/POZ and MATH domain-containing protein 2-like, with amino-acid sequence MRADVFWNLLHFIYTDSLPPECKEGDQEEAEMAQHLMVVADRYGMERLKLICEDWLCRCMNMGTVVTTLVLADQHRCHWLKKACFELLKFPSMLHDVVATDEFEHLAKSHPCVLKELML; translated from the coding sequence ATGAGAGCCGACGTCTTCTGGAACCTGCTGCATTTCATATACACCGACTCGCTGCCACCGGAGTGCAAGGAGGGAGATCAAGAAGAGGCCGAGATGGCTCAGCACCTCATGGTGGTTGCCGACAGGTATGGCATGGAGAGGCTCAAGCTGATCTGCGAGGACTGGTTATGCCGGTGCATGAACATGGGCACGGTGGTGACCACGCTGGTGTTGGCTGATCAGCACCGCTGCCACTGGCTCAAGAAGGCGTGCTTCGAGTTGCTCAAGTTTCCTTCCATGCTGCATGATGTCGTGGCAACAGATGAATTCGAGCACCTGGCTAAGAGCCACCCGTGCGTACTCAAGGAGTTGATGTTGTAG